A region from the Silene latifolia isolate original U9 population chromosome 7, ASM4854445v1, whole genome shotgun sequence genome encodes:
- the LOC141590534 gene encoding uncharacterized protein LOC141590534, with protein MCKKKVIGPKPNPPVVKQVWRAIPKPPVTVRCPDRNLLEQGVLHQLKLTLRLSLRVQVYLVVRSSWKGDRRTQLELVMNNIGSWNVRGINGANKQQDVKKFLYHNNIGLYGLVETKVKEHGFLTILHNLELHWEGINNNNLHNGGRVWVIWDPQIFRVALLHKTTQAITVSVTEIDTGDSFKFTVVYGSNDDEERNELWEHLREMHCREVTWADIANFRSCVTYCGLTDIKGQGAFFTWNNKQVPASRGFSRIDRFMVNSAWLDLYPDGYAHFLPERLFDHNPCVCYRRLARMRRKNQFKYYNMWSLDPEFKNVVMDSWNQNILGTPMYILVSKLKKLKAPLKSLNRNGFSDVDKATGIARSLLEEIQLQLHNNPGDHVLSNAEREAAATYRHLCKVQYTFLSQKVKVDWLKFGDENTRYFHSQIRYRQVHNRVISITGGDGIRYSTCDGIENAFLDYYKSLLGTSLPTMPVHVPTVRIGRVITEEHKNILMAPMTAAEIKECLFSIPSTKSPGPDGYSSQFFKDSWDVVGNDVIVAIQDFFTNGKMLKQTNTTTLTLIPKTANPVSVLDFRPIVCCNTIYKTVTKVICKRLSKVLPDIVSDSQGGFIKGRNIVENVLICQDLVRLYNRKAASPHCLIKIDLKKAYDSVEWLFLEKMMGALQFPQKFIDMVMVCVSSPSYSLNVNGNHFGLFPGKRGLRQGDPLSPLLFTLCMEYLSRILGVVAQQDSFKFHPLCAPLKLNHLLFADDLLLFCKGTDVSIMWMLRAFSTFSAASGLTHNKTKSEIYFNGVPTSTIDPILQVSVLNTLHSYWASIFLIPSNIMNKITSICRNYLWSGSSEFKKVPNISWSTCCLPKDEGGLGIKEAKVWNKALLGKYVWWLANKKDHLWVKRVSNIYMKGSAWTAYKPPVDCSWSWKKLTHIMETFKQAYTKNKWLNTPAEYTVYAGYDWLRDKEPAIDWKYVCWNLLNIPKCSFIFWEFMHHKLPTKDKLTRMGLTIDQSCDLCASQPETMIHVFYECEYGKLCTRLLQQALHCNFRLQDLIVWYSKGRGTTKLQRNYKDLISRGMWHRPFDMIDYDHSDH; from the exons ATGTGTAAGAAAAAAGTCATTGGTCCTAAACCTAATCCACCTGTGGTGAAGCAAGTCTGGAGAGCTATTCCTAAACCACCTGTGACAGTCAGA TGTCCAGATAGGAATTTGTTAGAGCAGGGAGTTCTTCACCAGTTAAAACTTACGTTGAGGCTATCATTGAGAGTCCAAGTATACCTGGTAGTCAGGAGCAGTTGGAAAGGAGACAGGAGAACCCAACTGGAATTGGTAATGAATAATATAGGAAGTTGGAACGTAAGAGGAATAAATGGGGCCAATAAACAACAAGATGTTAAAAAGTTTCTTTATCACAATAATATTGGTCTTTATGGTCTTGTTGAAACTAAAGTGAAGGAGCATGGTTTTCTTACTATATTGCATAATTTAGAGCTTCATTGGGaaggtattaataataataatctgcATAATGGAGGAAGAGTCTGGGTCATATGGGATCCTCAGATCTTTAGGGTTGCTTTACTTCATAAAACTACTCAAGCTATTACTGTGAGTGTGACTGAGATTGATACTGGTGATAGCTTCAAGTTTACTGTTGTATATGGTTCCAATGATGATGAAGAAAGGAATGAGTTATGGGAGCATTTAAGGGAGatgcatt GCAGAGAGGTTACTTGGGCTGATATTGCAAATTTCAGAAGTTGTGTTACTTACTGTGGCTTAACTGATATTAAGGGGCAGGGTGCATTTTTTACATGGAACAATAAACAAGTGCCTGCTTCTAGGGGTTTTTCAAGAATTGACAGATTCATGGTTAATTCTGCTTGGTTGGATTTATACCCTGATGGCTATGCTCATTTCTTGCCAGAAAGGCTCTTTGATCATAATCCATGTGTCTGTTACAGGAGGCTGGCTAGAATGAGGAGGAAAAATCAGTTTAAGTACTACAATATGTGGAGTTTGGATCCTGAGTTTAAGAATGTGGTAATGGATTCTTGGAACCAGAATATTCTGGGGACTCCTATGTACATTCTGGTTTCAAAGTTAAAAAAGTTGAAAGCTCCTCTTAAGTCTCTCAATAGAAATGGCTTCTCTGATGTGGATAAGGCTACTGGTATTGCTAGAAGTTTGTTGGAAGAAATTCAACTTCAGCTTCACAATAATCCTGGAGATCATGTTTTGAGCAATGCTGAAAGGGAAGCAGCAGCTACTTATAGACACCTGTGTAAAGTTCAATATACCTTTCTTAGCCAAAAAGTAAAAGTGGATTGGTTAAAGTTTGGAGATGAGAATACTAGGTACTTCCATAGTCAGATCAGATATAGACAAGTTCACAATAGAGTTATAAGTATCACTGGAGGTGATGGTATCAGATATAGCACTTGTGATGGGATTGAGAATGCCTTTTTAGATTATTATAAAAGTCTATTAGGGACTTCTCTGCCTACTATGCCTGTTCATGTTCCTACTGTTAGAATTGGGAGAGTGATTACTGAGGAACACAAGAATATCCTGATGGCCCCTATGACTGCAGCTGAAATAAAAGAGTGCCTGTTCTCTATCCCTTCTACTAAGTCACCTGGACCAGATGGGTATTCAAGCCAATTTTTCAAAGACTCTTGGGATGTTGTTGGGAATGATGTTATAGTTGCTATACAAGATTTCTTCACAAATGGGAAAATGCTCAAGCAAACAAATACTACAACTCTTACCCTTATTCCCAAGACTGCAAACCCTGTTAGTGTGTTGGACTTTCGTCCAATTGTATGTTGTAATACTATCTACAAGACTGTGACCAAAGTGATTTGCAAAAGACTGAGCAAGGTATTGCCAGATATAGTGAGTGATAGTCAAGGGGGGTTTATCAAAGGACGAAACATTGTTGAGAATGTGTTGATTTGCCAGGATCTAGTTCGTCTTTATAATAGGAAGGCTGCTTCACCACATTGTTTAATTAAAATTGATCTGAAAAAAGCATATGACTCAGTTGAGTGGCTTTTTCTGGAAAAAATGATGGGTGCACTACAGTTTCCTCAGAAGTTTATTGATATGGTGATGGTATGTGTTTCTAGTCCTTCTTATTCTTTGAATGTTAATGGCAACCACTTTGGCTTATTTCCTGGGAAGAGAGGCTTGCGTCAAGGAGACCCTTTATCTCCATTGCTCTTCACTTTGTGTATGGAGTACTTGTCTAGGATACTTGGGGTGGTTGCTCAGCAGGACAGTTTTAAGTTCCATCCTCTCTGTGCTCCTCTGAAATTGAATCATCTACTATTTGCAGATGATTTGTTACTTTTCTGCAAAGGAACAGATGTCTCTATAATGTGGATGCTGAGGGCATTTTCTACCTTTTCTGCAGCATCAGGTTTGACTCATAACAAAACCAAGTCTGAGATTTATTTTAATGGGGTGCCAACTAGCACTATTGATCCTATTCTGCAAGTATCAG TTCTGAACACTTTACATTCGTACTGGGCATCTATATTCCTGATTCCTAGCAATATTATGAATAAAATTACCTCTATTTGTAGGAATTACTTATGGAGTGGTTCTTCTGAGTTTAAGAAGGTGCCTAATATCAGTTGGTCTACTTGTTGTTTACCTAAAGATGAAGGTGGCCTGGGAATCAAAGAGGCAAAAGTTTGGAACAAAGCTTTATTAGGAAAGTATGTGTGGTGGCTTGCTAATAAGAAGGACCATTTATGGGTCAAACGGGTGAGTAATATTTATATGAAAGGTTCAGCTTGGACTGCCTATAAACCCCCTGTGGATTGTAGCTGGTCCTGGAAAAAGCTTACTCATATTATGGAAACTTTCAAGCAAGCCTACACCAAAAACAAATGGCTCAATACACCTGCTGAGTACACTGTTTATGCAGGATATGACTGGTTGAGAGATAAGGAACCTGCTATTGATTGGAAATATGTTTGTTGGAATCTTCTGAATATCCCCAAATGTTCATTTATTTTCTGGGAATTCATGCACCATAAACTTCCTACGAAAGATAAATTGACTAGAATGGGTCTCACTATTGATCAATCCTGTGACCTTTGTGCTAGCCAGCCTGAGACTATGATCCATGTTTTCTATGAGTGTGAATATGGGAAGCTTTGTACCAGATTACTACAACAAGCCCTGCACTGTAACTTTCGTCTCCAAGATTTGATTGTGTGGTACTCTAAGGGCAGAGGAACTACAAAGCTGCAGAGGAACTACAAAGATTTGATT TCACGTGGCATGTGGCATAGACCTTTCGACATGATAGATTATGATCATAGTGACCATTGA
- the LOC141590535 gene encoding uncharacterized protein LOC141590535 — translation MLNEEQRLAYDTIYIRVTENGTGSFFLDGPGGTGKTFLYTTLLANLRARGLICLAVASSGIAAANIPGGRTSNSRFKIPLDIENNQSSQISKQSPLAELIRACKLIVWDEAPMAKRQSIEYFEKTLRDVCSSTKMFGGKIVVFGGDFRQVLPVIPKST, via the coding sequence ATGTTAAATGAAGAACAACGTCTTGCCTATGATACAATTTACATAAGGGTTACAGAGAATGGGACTGGTTCTTTTTTCTTAGATGGCCCCGGAGGTACAGGAAAAACTTTTTTGTACACAACACTGCTTGCAAATCTAAGAGCAAGGGGACTTATTTGTCTTGCAGTTGCAAGTTCAGGTATTGCAGCAGCCAATATTCCGGGTGGTAGAACTTCAAATTCTCGATTCAAGATCCCTCTTGATATAGAAAATAACCAAAGTTCTCAAATCTCAAAACAAAGTCCTTTGGCGGAACTTATTCGAGCATGTAAGTTAATCGTTTGGGATGAAGCTCCTATGGCAAAAAGACAGTCGATTGAATACTTTGAAAAAACATTGCGTGACGTATGCTCAAGTACAAAAATGTTTGGAGGAAAAATTGTCGTTTTTGGAGGAGATTTTAGACAGGTATTGCCTGTTATACCGAAAAGTACATGA